One part of the Macrobrachium rosenbergii isolate ZJJX-2024 chromosome 3, ASM4041242v1, whole genome shotgun sequence genome encodes these proteins:
- the LOC136851268 gene encoding uncharacterized protein, translating to MGDYAVRYIYGNIKTHKQGNSLWPIISQIPAPMYQFAKRLNAILTPYVLGSHNLKSSAELLEALRMAPPRGCIASMDVESLFPNVPVDETIQMILDHVYRDPTTRSLNIPEHAIHSLLEICTKKAPFSNQRGRMHTQIDGVVMGSPLGVLFINFYMGTVKQRVFEDID from the coding sequence ATGGGAGACTATGCTGTGCGGTACATCTACGGGAATATCAAGACACACAAGCAAGGTAACTCCCTGTGGcccatcatcagtcagattcctgccccGATGTACCAGTTCGCTAAGAGGCTGAATGCCATCCTGACCCCTTACGTACTGGGCAGCCACAATCTGAAGTCTTCAGCAGAGCTCCTGGAGGCCCTAAGAATGGCGCCCCCCAGAGGATGTATTGCTtcgatggatgtggagtccctcttcCCCAATGTCCCTGTCGATGAGACCATCCAGATGATCTTGGACCAtgtgtatagggaccccaccacccgatccctgaacatccctgagcatgccATCCATTCCCTCCTGGAAATATGcaccaaaaaggcccctttctccaaccaaCGTGGCCGTATGCACACCCAGATTGATGGTGTGgtgatgggttctccccttggagtcctCTTCATCAATTTCTACATGGGCACTGTGAAGCAAAGGGTATTTGAAGACATAGACTAG